One Saccharopolyspora erythraea NRRL 2338 genomic region harbors:
- a CDS encoding DUF3987 domain-containing protein: MSKPDTPAATPADQPRRLRLVSDSDQPTASPETPGTGTGPVLPPDPETERQALAQIANARAELPARDEAMFETFLGDLVRQVQPTSEADPTNILASLLAGTGVYLGARPHLRVGDDRHPLLVWPMVIGRTGIGRKGAGWSAAKRLLLAADAGFVASNIHSGLTSGEGLTQAFADEDEGDGTEPGKGKPRPRALLPTGDRRLLAFEPEWASVMARMRREGNTLSATLRAAWEGGNLSTLGVNARIVRDAHVGILTHITPGEFTAKLSSSDMAGGTYNRFLPVFVAQTQFLPAGTGADPALIERLAVDLRARLDQGATLGQLGFSDEAAYLWRRLYVEFGGFSTEDGPIEQFLSRAAPNCLRVAGIHAALDGTATIQPPHLVAAAAFIRYAVDSARAVFRKADPVLAQLAAFIREAGPQGRTRTEITSDFFQGNAKKPRIDALLERLVADQTIARTQRRPEGRKGGRATDIVIAHEHYELTNNAPDQDKP; this comes from the coding sequence ATGAGCAAGCCCGACACCCCCGCAGCCACCCCAGCGGACCAGCCTCGGCGGCTGCGCCTGGTCTCCGACTCCGACCAGCCCACAGCGAGCCCGGAGACTCCCGGCACGGGGACGGGGCCGGTGTTGCCGCCGGACCCGGAGACCGAACGCCAGGCGCTCGCTCAGATCGCCAACGCCCGCGCCGAGCTCCCCGCCCGTGATGAGGCGATGTTCGAGACCTTCCTCGGCGACCTGGTCCGCCAGGTGCAGCCCACCAGCGAGGCCGACCCCACCAACATCCTGGCCTCCCTGCTGGCCGGGACCGGGGTTTACCTCGGTGCCCGCCCGCACCTGCGGGTCGGTGACGACCGGCACCCGCTGCTGGTGTGGCCGATGGTGATCGGCCGGACCGGCATCGGCCGCAAGGGCGCGGGTTGGTCGGCCGCCAAACGCCTGCTGCTGGCCGCTGATGCCGGGTTCGTGGCCTCCAACATTCACAGCGGGCTCACGTCCGGTGAGGGCCTGACGCAGGCGTTCGCCGACGAAGACGAGGGGGACGGGACCGAGCCCGGCAAGGGCAAGCCGCGGCCCCGGGCGCTGCTGCCGACGGGAGATCGGCGGCTGCTGGCCTTCGAACCGGAGTGGGCCTCGGTGATGGCCCGGATGCGCCGCGAGGGCAACACCCTCTCGGCGACGCTGCGCGCGGCCTGGGAAGGCGGCAACCTGTCCACCCTCGGCGTCAACGCCCGCATCGTGCGCGACGCCCACGTCGGCATCCTGACCCACATCACCCCCGGCGAGTTCACGGCCAAGCTGTCGTCGTCGGACATGGCCGGAGGCACCTACAACCGGTTCCTCCCCGTCTTCGTCGCCCAAACCCAGTTCCTCCCAGCAGGCACCGGCGCCGACCCCGCGCTCATCGAGCGCCTGGCCGTCGACCTCCGCGCCCGCCTGGACCAGGGCGCCACCCTCGGACAGCTCGGCTTCAGCGATGAGGCCGCCTACCTGTGGCGACGGCTCTACGTCGAGTTCGGCGGCTTCAGCACCGAAGACGGCCCGATCGAGCAGTTCCTCTCCCGCGCCGCACCCAACTGCCTCCGGGTGGCCGGCATCCACGCCGCCCTCGACGGCACCGCCACCATCCAGCCCCCGCACCTGGTCGCCGCCGCCGCGTTCATCCGCTACGCCGTCGACTCCGCCCGCGCGGTGTTCCGCAAGGCCGATCCGGTGCTGGCCCAGCTCGCCGCGTTCATCCGCGAGGCCGGGCCGCAGGGGCGCACCCGCACCGAGATCACCTCGGACTTCTTCCAGGGCAACGCCAAGAAGCCCCGCATCGACGCGCTGCTGGAACGGCTCGTCGCCGACCAGACGATCGCCAGGACCCAGCGGCGCCCGGAGGGCCGGAAGGGAGGACGCGCCACCGACATCGTCATCGCGCACGAACACTACGAACTTACGAACAATGCCCCTGACCAGGACAAACCCTGA
- a CDS encoding S9 family peptidase: MRLDIVRLLGCTSRRAFDVDDSGRVLAGSDESGSVQLAEIAGGEVSALTALPGAVSGRYLPGERAVVVQHDTDGDERSQLSLLTLDVPRTGPATMRDLRPLVHDSRYVHRLLDVLPGRVVYATNRRNGVDFDVVVRSATSGAEEVVYDRGGMVLEAASSPDGRYLAVTVPAEKPLSDQIILVDTMPVTADEEVTELTDADAHARHTGVRWLPDASALVVTTNLDRDRTGVARIDPRTGERRWLVTSDEHDLTGWLAPDGSTLLVQANVEGAARLALHDAATGAVRRDVRLPGDGWCTYPLPAPVWSPNSRFAALSYSSTATPGDALLLDSGGEVRALTDSAAQLGSARPVPPTAHRVPTPDGEQVPCFVYAPENPPPDVAGSSVLFVHGGPEAQSVQAFNPIVQALVDQGHTVLVPNVRGSTGYGKRWYSADDVRRRLSAVDDLAALHDWLPSLGLDPSRAALWGGSYGGYMVLAGLAFQPERWAAGVDIVGISSLLTFLENTAAYRRAHREREYGSLRDDADFLREASPLTRADAISAPLFVLHGANDPRVPLSEAEQLAQAVRAKGIECELLVYADEGHGLAKRVNRLDAYPRALAFLLRHLRR, encoded by the coding sequence ATGAGGCTGGACATCGTGCGGTTGCTCGGGTGCACAAGCCGGCGGGCCTTCGACGTCGACGACAGCGGCCGGGTGCTGGCCGGGTCCGACGAGTCGGGCTCGGTGCAGCTCGCCGAGATCGCCGGCGGCGAGGTCAGCGCCCTCACCGCGCTGCCCGGGGCGGTCAGCGGCCGCTACCTGCCGGGCGAGCGCGCGGTGGTCGTGCAGCACGACACCGACGGCGACGAGCGCAGCCAGCTCTCCCTCCTCACCCTGGACGTGCCCCGGACCGGGCCCGCGACCATGCGCGACCTGCGGCCGCTGGTCCACGACTCCCGCTACGTGCACCGGCTGCTCGACGTGCTGCCCGGCCGGGTCGTCTACGCGACCAACCGCCGCAACGGCGTGGACTTCGACGTCGTGGTACGCAGCGCCACCTCCGGCGCGGAAGAGGTGGTCTACGACCGCGGCGGGATGGTGCTGGAGGCGGCGTCCTCACCGGACGGCCGCTACCTCGCGGTGACCGTGCCCGCCGAGAAGCCGCTGTCGGACCAGATCATCCTCGTCGACACCATGCCGGTCACCGCCGACGAGGAGGTCACCGAGCTCACCGACGCGGACGCGCACGCCCGGCACACCGGGGTCCGCTGGCTGCCCGACGCCTCCGCGCTCGTCGTCACCACCAACCTCGACCGCGACCGGACCGGCGTGGCCCGCATCGACCCGCGGACCGGCGAGCGGCGCTGGCTGGTGACCTCCGACGAGCACGACCTCACCGGCTGGCTCGCCCCGGACGGCTCGACGCTGCTGGTGCAGGCCAACGTCGAGGGCGCAGCCCGGCTCGCGCTGCACGATGCGGCCACCGGTGCCGTGCGCCGGGACGTCCGGTTACCCGGCGACGGCTGGTGCACCTACCCGCTGCCGGCGCCGGTCTGGTCGCCGAACTCCCGCTTCGCGGCGCTGTCGTACAGCTCCACCGCGACCCCCGGAGACGCGCTGCTGCTGGACTCCGGCGGCGAGGTCCGCGCCCTGACCGACTCGGCCGCCCAGCTCGGTTCCGCGCGTCCGGTGCCGCCGACCGCCCACCGAGTGCCGACGCCGGACGGCGAGCAGGTGCCCTGCTTCGTCTACGCGCCGGAGAACCCGCCGCCGGACGTCGCGGGCTCGTCGGTCCTGTTCGTCCACGGCGGGCCGGAAGCCCAGTCCGTGCAGGCGTTCAACCCGATCGTGCAAGCGCTGGTCGACCAGGGCCACACCGTGCTGGTGCCCAACGTGCGCGGCTCCACCGGCTACGGAAAGCGCTGGTACTCCGCCGACGACGTGCGCAGGCGGCTGTCCGCTGTGGACGACCTCGCTGCCCTGCACGACTGGCTGCCCTCGCTCGGGCTCGACCCGTCCCGGGCGGCGCTCTGGGGCGGCTCCTACGGCGGCTACATGGTTCTGGCCGGACTGGCTTTCCAGCCAGAGCGGTGGGCGGCGGGCGTGGACATCGTCGGGATCTCGTCGCTGCTGACGTTCCTGGAGAACACCGCCGCCTACCGGCGGGCGCACCGCGAGCGCGAGTACGGGTCGCTGCGCGACGACGCCGACTTCCTGCGGGAGGCATCGCCCCTGACCCGAGCGGACGCGATCTCGGCGCCGCTGTTCGTGCTGCACGGCGCCAACGACCCCCGGGTCCCGCTGTCGGAGGCCGAGCAGCTCGCGCAGGCCGTGCGGGCGAAGGGAATCGAGTGCGAGCTGCTGGTCTACGCCGACGAGGGCCACGGCCTTGCCAAGCGGGTCAACCGCCTCGACGCCTACCCGCGCGCGCTCGCCTTCCTGCTGCGCCACCTCCGCCGGTAG
- a CDS encoding helix-turn-helix domain-containing protein, with protein MSTSTPASLPRPREAGDATRLLLTVEQAARRLSVGRTTMFKLIKSGDVDSVRIGHARRVPAEALTAYINRLARNAA; from the coding sequence TTGTCGACCTCGACGCCAGCTTCCCTCCCCCGCCCCCGGGAGGCCGGGGACGCAACCCGGCTGCTGCTGACCGTCGAGCAAGCCGCCCGCCGGTTGTCGGTCGGCCGCACCACCATGTTCAAGCTCATCAAGTCCGGCGACGTCGACTCGGTGCGCATCGGCCACGCCCGCCGCGTCCCCGCCGAAGCGCTCACCGCCTACATCAACCGCCTGGCCCGGAACGCGGCATGA
- a CDS encoding helix-turn-helix domain-containing protein: MYRVKAVAEMFDVSVNTIYRAIESGELDAMKLGTGKGTIRIPGWALSVYAEKCSQAAYEAFVTGTESAAADDRDETAGEVA; encoded by the coding sequence ATGTACCGGGTGAAGGCAGTAGCCGAGATGTTCGACGTCTCGGTGAACACGATCTACCGGGCGATCGAGTCCGGTGAGCTGGACGCGATGAAGTTGGGGACGGGCAAGGGCACCATCCGCATTCCGGGGTGGGCGTTGTCGGTCTACGCCGAGAAGTGCTCGCAGGCCGCCTACGAGGCGTTCGTGACCGGCACCGAGTCGGCCGCCGCCGACGACCGTGACGAGACCGCGGGGGAGGTGGCGTGA
- a CDS encoding helix-turn-helix domain-containing protein, which translates to MGVRLREYRKARCWSQNIACKHLIAVADRQGLRIHSWGTLLGLLSEWERGVRVVSATYQELFAEVYGTTPEMLGIAGSWSRNHPVVTRADIDRGAPMTQVISSPKDPLIGGLSGAERIELEGAAA; encoded by the coding sequence ATGGGCGTGCGATTGCGGGAGTACCGCAAGGCCCGGTGCTGGTCGCAGAACATCGCGTGCAAGCACCTGATCGCGGTCGCCGACCGGCAGGGCCTTCGTATCCACTCGTGGGGCACCCTGCTCGGGCTGCTCAGCGAGTGGGAGCGCGGTGTGCGGGTCGTGTCGGCGACCTACCAAGAGCTCTTTGCCGAGGTCTACGGCACGACCCCGGAGATGCTGGGTATCGCGGGATCCTGGTCCCGCAATCACCCGGTGGTCACCCGCGCCGACATCGACCGCGGCGCTCCGATGACGCAGGTGATCTCCAGCCCGAAGGACCCGCTCATCGGCGGCCTGTCCGGCGCCGAGCGCATCGAGCTGGAAGGGGCGGCCGCGTGA
- a CDS encoding phosphotransferase family protein, whose protein sequence is MTPTVALTRETAQNALNAACAAVGLDAAGAELIRIGSNAVYRLSEPVIVRIARNGESIENARMQVQVARWLSGEGYPATRALDVDQPVRSRGLVTTFWESASEREEYAPLDQVAELIRRLHSLDAPSSLHLPEIRPLAKLDAQIGDLANLDRADAQFLENRILSIRDQYERLEFDLTPGVIHGDANVGNVILDRAGQPILIDLDSFATGPREWDLVQTALFYERFGWHTEDEYRTFVKVYGYDIMTWPGYRVLADYREVAMTLWLCGKAGTDMQAAAEVRKRVESLRSGGSRHDWAPF, encoded by the coding sequence ATGACGCCAACCGTGGCATTGACTAGGGAAACCGCGCAGAACGCCCTGAACGCCGCATGCGCCGCCGTAGGACTGGACGCTGCCGGAGCGGAGCTGATCCGCATCGGTTCGAACGCGGTCTACCGGCTCTCAGAGCCCGTGATCGTACGGATCGCGCGCAACGGCGAGTCGATCGAGAACGCACGGATGCAGGTTCAGGTAGCTCGATGGCTGAGCGGCGAAGGCTACCCAGCGACGCGCGCGCTCGACGTCGACCAGCCAGTGAGGTCCCGCGGGTTGGTGACGACCTTCTGGGAGTCGGCCTCGGAGCGGGAGGAGTACGCACCGCTCGACCAGGTCGCTGAGCTGATCCGGCGACTCCATTCGCTCGACGCGCCGTCGTCGTTGCACCTGCCGGAGATACGGCCGCTCGCGAAGCTGGATGCGCAGATCGGGGACCTGGCCAACCTCGACCGCGCGGATGCACAATTCCTGGAAAACCGAATCTTGTCGATTCGAGACCAGTACGAGCGTCTCGAATTCGACCTTACCCCCGGCGTGATCCACGGAGACGCGAACGTAGGGAACGTCATCCTCGATCGCGCGGGCCAGCCGATACTCATCGATCTCGATAGCTTCGCGACGGGACCGCGCGAGTGGGATCTAGTTCAAACCGCGCTGTTCTATGAGCGCTTCGGTTGGCACACCGAAGACGAGTATCGAACCTTCGTTAAGGTCTATGGCTACGACATCATGACGTGGCCCGGATATCGGGTTCTCGCCGACTACCGCGAAGTCGCAATGACGCTTTGGCTGTGCGGTAAGGCGGGGACGGATATGCAGGCTGCCGCCGAGGTCCGCAAGCGGGTGGAGTCGCTCAGGTCAGGAGGGTCGCGTCACGACTGGGCGCCCTTCTAG
- a CDS encoding YbaB/EbfC family nucleoid-associated protein, which translates to MQQIMEQAQKMQQQLMTAQQELAEAEVSGSAGGGLVTAVVSGSGELKSVAIDPKAVDPDDTDTLSDLVVAAVRDANRAAQELQQEKMGPVTGALGGGQGLGGLGLPGL; encoded by the coding sequence ATGCAGCAGATCATGGAACAGGCGCAGAAGATGCAGCAGCAGCTGATGACCGCGCAGCAGGAGCTCGCCGAGGCCGAGGTCAGCGGCAGCGCGGGCGGTGGCCTGGTGACCGCGGTGGTCAGCGGTTCCGGTGAGCTCAAGTCGGTCGCGATCGACCCGAAGGCGGTCGACCCCGACGACACCGACACCCTCTCCGACCTGGTGGTGGCGGCGGTGCGCGACGCCAACCGGGCCGCCCAGGAGCTGCAGCAGGAGAAGATGGGCCCGGTGACCGGCGCGCTCGGCGGCGGGCAGGGGCTGGGCGGGCTCGGCCTGCCGGGACTGTGA
- a CDS encoding GntR family transcriptional regulator: MGKLDTKSSQPPYLQIAEDLTDSIRNGALRPGDQLPTYSALATEYGVAVGTVRSALEVLRDRSVIVTRHGTGSFVHEDLDPASLPPVVDRQVAVQAGDLTEVLRLLREISDRLTALENRLSDG; the protein is encoded by the coding sequence ATGGGCAAACTCGACACGAAAAGTTCCCAGCCCCCGTACCTTCAGATCGCCGAAGACCTGACGGACTCGATCCGAAACGGCGCCCTTCGACCTGGGGACCAGCTTCCGACCTACAGCGCACTCGCTACCGAATACGGCGTAGCGGTCGGGACCGTGCGGAGCGCCCTCGAGGTGCTGCGCGACCGTTCGGTGATCGTGACGAGGCATGGCACCGGATCGTTCGTTCACGAGGATCTTGACCCCGCGAGCCTCCCGCCCGTAGTTGACCGCCAGGTCGCAGTACAGGCCGGTGATCTGACTGAAGTCCTGCGGCTTCTGCGCGAGATCAGTGACCGGCTTACGGCGCTGGAAAACCGGCTGTCGGACGGCTAG
- a CDS encoding DNA polymerase III subunit gamma and tau, whose amino-acid sequence MALALYRKYRPATFAEVVGQEHVTEPLRTALASGRINHAYLFSGPRGCGKTSSARILARSLNCAQGPTADPCGECDSCVALAPEGGGSVDVVELDAASHGGVDDTRELRDRAFFAPAQSRYRIFIIDEAHMVTTQGFNALLKIVEEPPEHLIFVFATTEPDKVLTTIRSRTHHYPFRLMPPGVMRELLERICDQESVRVEPAVYPLVLRAGGGSARDTLSVLDQLLAGAGEEGVTYERAVALLGVTDVALIDDMVDAMAAADGAAVYGTVDRLVEAGHDPRRFASDLLDRLRDLVLLNAVPDADQRGLIQASGDELTKMQQQAEQLGAATLSRFAEIVHTGLADMRGATAPRLLLELLCARMMLPTVSDSEVALLQRLERVERRMTIAPEGGAAEAPAGQPADQDAGGRPRRVFQRPHERAAQAAEQPTQAGQGAQDGQAGQGSQAGQDSRAGQDSRVGQGEQPSQAGRQAASDAQPGSPGGQPGPSAAQPGPSAAAGQQSPAGQPTPEASARPAGAEAPAPAQPERPAAAEPPGRPAQRAPQARPGAPDAAARDAAAQQRPAAEQQAAQAGASAGAHAGRDTADVRRLWTEVLRAVAERNRPTQALLLNATVQDIQSGTLVLSMPTSGLVKQFAQQRRLDFVKDALRAVLGGEWEIRCVEAGAAPPAAPSRPAQPPRQAPQRPAEEAPQRKPSADWSANKPNPQQGQGGKPENSQAQRNASQGRQAGNGRRAPADDIPPPPEPPDEEPPPEDYVPPSRPARQAPPPPPPVDEEEDEEAMMADSTPADEVMASRPDPEEAAVELFASELGARRIDD is encoded by the coding sequence GTGGCGCTCGCCCTTTACCGCAAGTACCGGCCGGCGACCTTCGCTGAGGTCGTCGGGCAGGAACACGTCACCGAACCGCTGCGGACCGCGCTCGCGTCCGGGCGCATCAACCACGCATACCTGTTCTCCGGCCCGCGCGGCTGCGGCAAGACCTCCAGCGCACGCATCCTCGCCCGCTCGCTGAACTGCGCGCAGGGCCCGACCGCCGACCCGTGCGGCGAGTGCGACTCGTGCGTGGCGCTCGCGCCGGAGGGCGGCGGCAGCGTCGACGTCGTCGAGCTGGACGCGGCCAGCCACGGTGGTGTGGACGACACCCGCGAGCTGCGCGACCGCGCGTTCTTCGCGCCGGCCCAGTCGCGGTACCGGATCTTCATCATCGACGAGGCCCACATGGTCACCACGCAGGGCTTCAACGCCCTGCTGAAGATCGTCGAGGAACCGCCGGAGCACCTGATCTTCGTCTTCGCCACGACGGAGCCGGACAAGGTGCTCACCACCATCAGGTCCCGGACGCACCACTACCCGTTCCGGCTGATGCCGCCCGGCGTCATGCGCGAGCTGCTGGAACGGATCTGCGACCAGGAGAGCGTGCGCGTCGAGCCCGCCGTGTACCCGCTGGTGCTGCGCGCGGGCGGAGGCTCCGCGCGCGACACCCTCAGCGTCCTGGACCAGCTGCTGGCCGGCGCGGGCGAGGAGGGCGTCACCTACGAGCGCGCCGTCGCGCTGCTCGGGGTCACCGACGTCGCGCTGATCGACGACATGGTCGACGCGATGGCCGCCGCCGACGGCGCGGCGGTCTACGGCACCGTGGACCGGCTGGTGGAGGCCGGGCACGACCCGCGCCGCTTCGCCTCCGACCTGCTCGACCGGTTGCGCGACCTGGTGCTGCTGAACGCGGTCCCCGACGCCGACCAGCGCGGGCTCATCCAGGCGTCGGGCGACGAGCTGACCAAGATGCAGCAGCAGGCCGAGCAGCTCGGAGCGGCGACCCTGTCGCGCTTCGCCGAGATCGTGCACACCGGCCTGGCCGACATGCGCGGTGCCACCGCGCCCCGGCTGCTGCTCGAGCTGCTCTGCGCCCGGATGATGCTGCCGACGGTGTCGGACTCCGAGGTCGCGCTGCTGCAACGGCTCGAGCGGGTCGAGCGCCGGATGACCATAGCGCCGGAGGGCGGCGCGGCCGAAGCGCCCGCCGGCCAGCCCGCGGACCAGGACGCCGGGGGACGACCGCGGCGGGTCTTCCAGCGTCCGCACGAGCGTGCGGCGCAGGCAGCGGAGCAGCCGACCCAGGCCGGCCAGGGCGCTCAGGACGGCCAGGCCGGTCAGGGGTCTCAGGCCGGTCAGGACTCCCGAGCTGGTCAGGACTCCCGGGTTGGTCAGGGTGAACAGCCTTCCCAGGCCGGCAGGCAGGCGGCTTCGGACGCGCAGCCAGGGTCTCCGGGCGGGCAGCCCGGCCCTTCGGCCGCACAGCCCGGCCCTTCGGCCGCGGCCGGGCAGCAGTCTCCCGCCGGGCAACCGACGCCGGAGGCGTCGGCCCGGCCCGCCGGCGCGGAAGCTCCGGCTCCGGCGCAGCCGGAGCGCCCCGCGGCGGCGGAGCCGCCGGGGCGGCCCGCGCAGCGGGCGCCGCAGGCGCGCCCCGGCGCGCCGGACGCGGCGGCGCGGGATGCCGCTGCGCAGCAGCGGCCCGCGGCGGAGCAGCAGGCCGCGCAGGCCGGGGCGAGCGCGGGAGCGCACGCGGGGCGGGACACCGCCGACGTGCGGAGGCTGTGGACCGAGGTGCTGCGGGCGGTCGCCGAGCGCAACCGGCCGACGCAGGCGCTGCTGCTCAACGCCACCGTGCAGGACATCCAGAGCGGCACGCTGGTGCTGTCGATGCCGACGTCGGGCCTGGTCAAGCAGTTCGCGCAGCAGCGGAGGCTGGACTTCGTCAAGGACGCGCTGCGCGCGGTCCTCGGCGGCGAGTGGGAGATCCGCTGCGTCGAGGCCGGGGCAGCGCCGCCGGCCGCGCCGAGCCGGCCCGCCCAGCCGCCCCGCCAGGCCCCGCAGCGCCCGGCCGAGGAAGCCCCGCAGCGCAAGCCGTCGGCGGACTGGTCGGCGAACAAGCCGAACCCCCAGCAGGGGCAGGGCGGCAAGCCGGAGAACTCGCAGGCGCAGCGCAACGCGTCGCAGGGCAGGCAGGCCGGCAACGGTCGCCGGGCGCCGGCCGACGACATCCCGCCGCCGCCCGAGCCGCCGGACGAGGAGCCCCCGCCGGAGGACTACGTCCCGCCGTCGCGGCCCGCCCGCCAGGCCCCGCCGCCTCCTCCGCCGGTCGATGAGGAGGAGGACGAGGAGGCCATGATGGCCGACTCGACCCCGGCCGACGAGGTGATGGCCTCGCGGCCCGATCCGGAGGAAGCCGCCGTCGAGCTGTTCGCCAGCGAGCTCGGCGCCCGCCGCATCGACGACTGA
- a CDS encoding tyrosine-type recombinase/integrase, whose translation MPRKRRPEGTRAPNGSSSIYYSETDGYWHGRVTMGVKDDGSPDRRHVKRKDEGECRRRVRELENERDSGKVRKPGRAWTVKKWLEYWVEHIAAPSVRETTMVGYRASVYRHLIPGVGKHRIDQLQPEHLERLYARMQKNGLKAGTAHLAHRTIRVALNEAVRRRHLLENPAKVAKAPRLDEEEIVPFTVDEARRILDAASNVRNGARFIIALTLGLRRGEALGIKWSDITIAWKHGCDKGSPCRRKQDAQRCGQRRGSGTLVIRRAIQQQVWKHGCPEEKPCDHRYGAHCPQRHGGGVVVTDVKSRAGRRTVGLPQPVIEALEDHRAHQQFERERARDEWEEDGWVFANRWGRPVHPTVDYDNWKALLRLANVRNARLHDARHTAATMLLVLKVPLPAVMEIMGWSEASMAKRYMHVPHDLVTAIADQVAGLVWPDLDA comes from the coding sequence ATGCCCCGCAAACGCCGCCCAGAAGGCACCCGCGCGCCGAACGGATCCAGCAGCATCTACTACAGCGAGACCGACGGCTACTGGCACGGCCGCGTCACGATGGGCGTCAAGGACGACGGCAGCCCCGACCGACGCCACGTCAAGCGCAAGGACGAAGGCGAGTGCCGGCGGCGGGTGCGCGAGCTGGAGAACGAGCGCGACTCCGGCAAGGTCCGCAAGCCAGGCCGCGCCTGGACGGTCAAGAAGTGGCTTGAGTACTGGGTGGAGCACATCGCCGCACCGTCCGTCAGGGAAACCACGATGGTCGGGTACCGCGCTTCGGTCTACCGGCACCTGATCCCCGGCGTCGGAAAGCACCGCATCGACCAGCTACAGCCGGAACACCTCGAACGGCTTTACGCCCGCATGCAAAAGAACGGTTTGAAGGCGGGTACCGCCCACCTGGCGCACCGAACGATCCGGGTCGCGTTGAACGAGGCGGTTCGTCGTAGGCACCTCTTGGAGAACCCGGCAAAGGTCGCGAAAGCGCCGCGACTCGACGAAGAGGAAATCGTCCCTTTCACGGTCGACGAGGCCCGGCGAATCCTCGATGCAGCTTCGAATGTTCGAAACGGCGCGCGGTTCATAATCGCGCTGACGCTGGGCCTACGTCGAGGAGAAGCGTTGGGAATCAAGTGGTCGGACATCACGATCGCGTGGAAGCACGGCTGCGACAAAGGCAGTCCTTGTCGGCGAAAGCAGGATGCACAGAGGTGCGGCCAGCGCCGCGGAAGCGGGACGCTCGTCATTCGTCGCGCGATTCAGCAACAGGTGTGGAAGCACGGCTGCCCGGAAGAAAAGCCGTGTGACCATCGCTACGGCGCGCATTGTCCGCAACGTCACGGCGGCGGCGTGGTCGTGACCGACGTGAAATCCCGCGCCGGAAGACGCACCGTTGGTCTCCCACAGCCCGTGATCGAAGCGCTCGAAGACCACCGCGCACACCAGCAGTTCGAGCGCGAACGGGCACGCGACGAGTGGGAAGAGGACGGTTGGGTCTTCGCCAACCGGTGGGGCCGGCCGGTCCACCCCACCGTCGACTACGACAACTGGAAAGCGCTGCTGCGCCTGGCAAACGTACGCAACGCTCGCCTGCACGATGCCCGACACACGGCCGCGACCATGCTGCTCGTGCTCAAAGTCCCGCTTCCTGCGGTCATGGAGATCATGGGGTGGTCGGAGGCGTCCATGGCGAAGCGGTACATGCACGTGCCCCACGACTTGGTCACTGCGATCGCTGATCAAGTGGCCGGATTGGTGTGGCCGGATTTGGATGCCTAG
- a CDS encoding glycerophosphodiester phosphodiesterase, with translation MNDAGWLHDRPIAHRGRYDESAGVPENSLAAFRAAVELGTPFEFDVQLTADGVAVVAHDANLRRVTGEDVLVAESTHARIRRLRTGCGGEPVPTLDDVLEVAGGQVPVLVDVRRWGGHGGTDLERVVAASLRGYRGAVALQSFDPRAVLRLRRLTADHPVGQASGSLPSAAPPLRWIGRSMVSNVLTRPDFVSYELAALPCWFADRWRTRTRPLIAFTAHSRAEAGRALQVADNYFYAGFTPDEHREEQRP, from the coding sequence ATGAACGACGCGGGATGGCTGCACGATCGGCCCATCGCCCACCGGGGCCGCTACGACGAGAGCGCGGGCGTGCCGGAGAACTCCCTGGCGGCGTTCCGCGCCGCCGTCGAGCTCGGCACTCCGTTCGAGTTCGACGTGCAGCTCACCGCCGACGGCGTCGCCGTCGTGGCGCACGACGCGAACCTGCGCCGGGTGACGGGTGAGGACGTCCTCGTCGCCGAGAGCACGCACGCGCGCATCCGGCGGCTGCGCACCGGTTGCGGCGGCGAGCCCGTCCCCACCCTCGACGACGTGCTGGAAGTCGCCGGTGGCCAGGTTCCGGTCCTGGTCGACGTGCGCAGGTGGGGCGGGCACGGCGGCACCGACCTGGAACGCGTCGTGGCCGCGAGCCTTCGCGGATACCGGGGCGCGGTGGCGTTGCAGTCGTTCGACCCGCGCGCGGTGCTCCGGCTTCGGCGACTCACCGCGGACCACCCCGTCGGCCAGGCTTCCGGTTCCCTGCCGTCGGCCGCGCCGCCGCTGCGGTGGATCGGCCGGTCGATGGTCTCCAACGTGCTCACCCGCCCCGACTTCGTCAGCTACGAGCTGGCCGCGCTGCCGTGCTGGTTCGCCGACCGGTGGCGGACGCGAACCCGCCCGCTGATCGCGTTCACCGCGCATTCCCGGGCCGAGGCCGGACGCGCGTTGCAGGTCGCCGACAACTACTTCTACGCGGGCTTCACCCCGGACGAGCATCGCGAGGAGCAGAGGCCATGA